The DNA window CGCACCACTACTTCGCGCGCATGCATGTGGCGGTCGCCCCGGCCTGCAATATTCAATGCAACTACTGCAATCGCAAATATGACTGCGCCAACGAAAGCCGGCCTGGGGTCGTCTCGGAAAGACTGACGCCCGACCAGGCGCTGCGCAAGGCGATCGAGGTTGCCAACCAAGTGCCGCAGCTTTCCGTGCTTGGCATCGCCGGACCGGGCGATGCCTGTTACGACTGGAAGAACACAAAGGCCACATTCGAACGGGTCGCCAAGGAAATCGCCGACATCAAGCTGTGCATCTCAACCAACGGTCTCGCGCTGCCAGACCGCGTCGCCGAGCTTGCCGAAATGAATGTCGATCACGTGACGATCACCATCAACATGGTCGATCCGCGGATCGGTGCCGAGATCTATCCGTGGATCTTCTATGAGAACCGCCGTTATACGGGCGTTGAGGCAGCCACGATCCTGCACGAACGACAGATGTCGGGGCTGGAGATGCTGACGGCGCGCGGCATCCTCACCAAGATCAATTCGGTAATGATCCCCGGCGTAAACGATGAGCACCTGATCGAGGTGAATAAATGGGTCAAGGAGCGCGGCGCGTTCCTGCACAATGTCATGCCGCTGATTTCCGACCCGGCGCACGGTACGCATTACGGCCTGAGCGGGCAGCGCGGCCCCAAGGCAATGGAGCTGAAGGCCCTTCAGGATCGTCTCGAAGGCGGCGCCAAGTTGATGCGCCATTGCCGGCAGTGCCGGGCCGATGCTGTCGGGCTGCTCGGTGAGGATCGCGGCAAGGAATTCACCCTCGACCGGCTTCCCGACAAGGTCACGTACGACGCCAGCAAGCGCGAGACGTACCGGGCAGTGGTCGCGCGCGAGCGGGGCGATCGCATGGCGGCCAAGAGCGAGGCGCTCGGGATGGTCAAGACCGCAGGCTCCGGCAAATCGCTTCTGGTCGCGGTGGCGACCAAGGGAGGCGGTCGCATCAACGAGCATTTCGGCCATGCCAAGGAATTCCAGATTTATGAGGCCTCGCCGAAAGGGATCGGCTTCGTGGGTCATCGCAAAGTCGAGCAGTATTGCCTCGGCGGCCGGGCCGAGGACAAGAGCCTCGACGGCGTCATCTCTACGCTCGAAGGCGTAGACATCGTGCTGTGCGCGAGAATTGGAAATAGCCCCGAGGATCGACTCAAGGAAAGTGGGATCCGAGCAACGGATGCTTACGGCTATGACTACATCGAGACCGCGATCGGCGCGCTTTACGCCGCCGAGTTTGGGAGCGAGCCACTGGCTGCGACGGCCTGAGCCGCCTCATTCTAACCGAACCGGAGATGAAAATGGCCTTTAAGATCATAGCTTCCCAATGTACCCAGTGCGGCGCCTGCGAGTTCGAATGCCCTTCCGGCGCGATCAAGTTCAAGGGCGAGACCTATGTGATCGATCCGAAAAAGTGCACCGAATGCGAGGGCACCTTCGAAACGCAACAATGCGCCTCGGTGTGTCCGGTGTCGAAGACTTGCGTCCCCGCCTGACCTCCATTTCGGCTACCGACACGGTCGAGGCGCCTCATCAGAATCATTGACCTCCTGTTGGAAAGCTGCAGACGGGAGAAAGGAACGGCCATGGGCCTCGAACGCGAACAGGACATCGAAATCCGTACACCTCCGCGATTCGCGCCGGGTGAGCGGGTCCGCGCCACACGCCATATAAAAAATGACGGCACCTATCCTGGCAAGGAGATCGGTGAAAACCTGGTGCGCAAAGGCGACGAGGGCTATGTGCGCGACATCGGCACCTTTCTCCAGCAGTTCTACATCTATGCAGTCGAATGGATCGATCGCGGCACCGTCGTCGGCATGCGTGCCCGTGAACTCATGAGCCTTGAGACGGCTCGGACTCCTTGCAGTGCCGAAATCGGTGCTGGTTTTAACGAAGGAACGGCCGGATGAAGGTAATGATCCGCAGGACCGGTGATGGCTTGACGGCGTATGTTCCCAAAAAGGATCTCGAAGAGCCGATCATCAAGGCCGACAACGAACACTTATGGGGCGGGGTCGTGACGCTGAAGAATGGCTGGCGGTTAGTCCTGCCCGACCTTCCGCGGGAAACGCCTTTGCCGATCACCGTCGAGGCAAGGAAGATTCCCGACGAGAGCTGATCTTCGGGTTGACACAAAGAGAGCGGCAAAGGGATACGAGCATGAACACGATGACCTCGGGCCACCTCGTCGTTATTCGGGACAGTTTTGCTGAAAGGCAACTTGACCTTTTGAAGGCAGCGCTCGCGGCCGATCACGTAATTCCCTATCTCGGGCCGGGTCTGCTTGAGACCAGCTCCGCCGAACCGCTCGTACCGAATACCCCCGAAGCCGTTGCCGCAGCGCTCCACAAGCGCACGCCGGCCCCTTCGAAGATTCGCACCAACATGTGGTCGGTTGCGCAGTATATCGAACAGCGCCGGCACCGCCGCACGCTTAAAGTTTGGATGGCCGAAATATTCGCCGTCCCGGTGCTGCCGACCGTCTTCCATGCCTGGCTTGCAACGCTGCCGCTCTCCGTGATCATCGACAGCTGGTACGACGGTGCCATGCGCGCGGCCCTAATACAGGCCCGCCGAACGGACGTCGTTGAAATACAAGGGGTCCCACGGGCGCACGAGACCGGCGACATTTGGACGAAAGCCTACGATTTGTCCGGGATATTACTCGAATCCGCACCGACGGCGAAGACGGTTCTTTACGCCCCCCACGGCGGCGCCAGGCCGGCCGCAAACTTCCTCGTCGCAGATTCCGACTATGTCGAAGTGCTGAGCGAAATCGATATCCAGACGCCGATCCCTGACCTTGTGAAGGAACGGCGAGCCAGCCGTGGTCTTTTCTTCCTCGGCTGCCGCTTCAACGATCAGATGCTGCGCACCTATGCCCGACAGATCATGAAGCGCTCCAATGGCCCACATTTTGCGGCAATGGATACAGCGACGCTGACCAAGAACGAGCGCCGCTTCCTTGCAGCAAGCGCAATCACGGTCATTGACATGCCGACGGGTCAAGCCGCGGCCCGTCTCGTCGGATTGGGCGAGACATTGCATGAAGCCAAAAGGGCAATCGTTTGAGTCATTCCCAGACGTCTCAACAGCGATTGCCGAAAGGAAAACGGGCAATTCACTTGCGGGGTTTTCAACAACTCCGAGAGGCGCTGCTGTTTCGAGCCAGCACCTGGCTCTAACCCGCCGAGCGGAGCATCGCCCGCCGGCCGCACCAAGGTCGGCGATGCGGAATGCGCATAATGGAATATTGTCGCGGCGAGCGCTCGCAGATGATCGGCTTCACTTGGCGGCAAAAGGCAAAAGCCGTGCGCGGCACGATGATCATGAGCGCGTTGGGGCCGATGCCAATCGAGCTTGGCGCTCTGCAGACGCTCTCGAACGGTTGGTACAGGGCAAGCCGCTTCGTCTTCAACGAGACCCGCTGCTGCATGGGTTGTAAACGGCCGCATCATGGCGCATGCCTGCCGAGTATGTGTCCCTCTCTTCTGTTTCGCCTGACTGAATAAGCTTGCACCAGGTCGGACATGCAGTCCAACCAAGATGCACGCATCCACATCAAGCCCCATGAAGGCGAAGAAAATCCTCATACGTCGCTTGCAACCCGGCACCAAGAGACGTCTTGGCTTTCCAGCCAAGGTTACGCAAGCGCGTTACGTCCAGTAACTTGCGCGGAGTACCGTCTGGCTTCGTCGAGTCGAATACCAGATTGCCCTCCCAGCAGACTGCCGCCTTGACGAGTTCCGCTGCCTCGCGAATTGTGACATCCTCACCAACGCCAACATTAATCAGGGGCGCAGTGTCGGCGGCTGTCAAGGCGTCAAAATCCGAATCTGGCAGGCCAAGCAGGAACGCTATGGCATCACCTAGATCCGACGAATACATAAACTCTCGCCGAGGCTTTCCGGATCCCCAGACCCCCACCGAGGTGTCGCCGTTTACTTTAGCTTGATGAAAACGGCGTATCAGAGCAGGCAGAACGTGACAATTTTCGGGGTGATAATTATCGCCCGGACCATATAAGTTGGTCGGCATCAACGCGAGATAGCGCGCCTTGTACTGCCGGTTGAAAGACCAGCATGATTCAACACCTGCGATCTTTGCCAAAGCGTAGGGACGATTTGTCGCTTCAAGCGGACCGGTGAGAAGGTATTCCTCCCGTATCGGCTGTGGACAGTCGCGTGGATAGATACACGAGGAGCCAAGAAAAATCATCCGTTCGACGCCGGACGCGTAAGCGGCATCAAAAACACTGACTTGAATCGCGAGGTTGTTGTGAAGGAAATCGACAGGGGAGGTAGCGTTCGCCAGTATACCACCAACCTTCGCGGCGCACATAACGACGTAATCAGGTCGCCGCGACATGAAGAAGCTGCGCGTCTCGCTCCGATCAAATAGATCCAGTTCGTCGTGAGTGCGTGTTATTATCTCATAGGATCCTAACGCCTCGAGGGCTCTCATGGTGGCGGATCCCACAAGGCCGCGATGACCTGCCACGTAGACTTTCTTCATCTTTTTGTTTTCCATTGATAACGCTCTGGACGCTCCGTAAGAAGGCCACCATGGCACTGACAATAAGTCAGCATGGCGCGGCCGTTGTCAGCATAACTCTTGTGGACTGTGTGAATAATAACCCTGCTTCATCAGCACTGCGTCACGCTCTGCCATGTGCAAATCCTCCCGAACCATCTCCCTAACCAATTCGATGAAGGATATCTTGGGCTCCCACCCAAGTTTTTCTTTGGCCTTGCGGGCATCGCCGAGAAGTGTCTCGACCTCGGCAGGACGAAAATAACGGGGATCTACTTTTACGATCAGAGCTCCCGTCTTTGCATCGTACCCCTCTTCGTCGACCCCTTCCCCCACCCAACGAACACCGATGCCGAGTTCAGCGGCCGCGACGTTGACGAATTCGCGCACCGAATGTTGCTCACCGCTAGCGATCACAAAGTCTTCAGGTTGCTCCTGCTGCAGCATCAACCACTGCATCTGGACGTAGTCTCGAGCGTGCCCCCAATCGCGACGCGCATTAAGGTTGCCCAAGAATAGAGTCTGCTGCATTCCAAGCTTGATCCGAGCCAGGGCGCGCGTGATTTTGCGTGTTACGAATGTTTCTCCGCGCGCGGGTGACTCATGATTGAATAAAATGCCGTTACACGCATACAAATTGTAAGCTTCTCGATAGTTTACGGTGATCCAGTGAGCATACAATTTGGCAACAGCGTAGGGTGATCGGGGGTAGAAAGGTGTCGTCTCGGTCTGTGGCGTTTCCCGCACCAGCCCGTAGAGCTCAGACGTCGAGGCTTGGTAGTAGCGCGTATGCTCGACGAGCCCCAAGATCCGAATTGCCTCGAGGATACGCAGCGCACCCAAGGCATCGGAGTTCGCGGTGTATTCTGGTTCTTCAAAGGAGACTGCCACGTGGCTCTGAGCTGCCAAATTGTAAATTTCGTTCGGCTGCACCAGTTGTATGACGCGCGTAAGGCTGGACGAATCTGTCAAGTCCCCGTGGTGAAGGGTAAGATCAACGCCACTTTCATGAGGGTCATGATAGAGATGGTCGATACGGCCCGTATTAAAAAGAGACGATCGTCTTTTTATCCCATGCACAGAATAGCCCTTTTCCAAAAGCAATTCTGCGAGGTAGGAACCGTCTTGCCCCGTAATCCCGGTGATTAAAGCGACTTTTCTCTGCGACAAGCTTGAATCCTTTTTGATTTTGACGCGCCCAAGAAGATGCTCGCCTGCGGCGGGATTGCGTGGCGAAAAGGGGGCGCTTTGGGCAGGGCAACGGGGCCTCTGCGCGAAGGCAAGGGAGAGTTCGAGTGGGATGCCAACCCTTTCATGGTGCCGGGGGACGTTCGGAAGAATTATCAATCAAGATCAAACGACGCGGGTCATTCAAATCGAATTCAATAATGCGTGGCACGAAGAGGCGGGCATAGCGGGTGAAGGCGCTAGTCGGAGGAAAGCGAATTACAGTGTCGCACCTGCCGAGGAGATACATTTCAACGAGAGCGGAAAAACCCCCGTCGGTGCCCAGTGCTGCACTGTGTAAGGGGCCGGACTGATCCGCCTGGAAGCGTTTTGGAACGGTGAAAAGTTCGGGAAATACGCCCGACAAGTGATCAACAACCTGGGCGCTGTCCGAACACAAGAACACCCTTACAGGTCTCGGATGCGGTTGCGCTTTGGCCATACGAATGGCAGTACATACCTGCTCCAAGGCAACCTTCGGATCAGCCCAGAAAGGTGCATGATCCATAATATCCTCGCCGTTACCGTGGCGGACATGGACTCCAATAATGCTGTACCCGTCAAAGTGTTCGTGGTAGAGCGCTTCAATGCGATTCTCAATTTCGAACCTCGGTGTGATGCTTCGAAATATGGTTCGCTCTGCCTTCTCATCGCAGCGCCACATCAAGCAAGCATCACACACTACCGTGTCGGCTTCACAATCATCTTGGGCCTGTAAAAGATCGATTAGCTCGTCACGTTCTTGGAAAATCTGTTCATCCGGACGGTACACGCAGTCGATGGATGGCTTGTTCCACCACGACGGGAAAAAGGGGCCAGGGAATGAGACGTTGTTGATCTGGTCATCGCAAATG is part of the Mesorhizobium loti genome and encodes:
- a CDS encoding 4Fe-4S binding protein; this encodes MAFKIIASQCTQCGACEFECPSGAIKFKGETYVIDPKKCTECEGTFETQQCASVCPVSKTCVPA
- a CDS encoding SIR2 family NAD-dependent protein deacylase; translation: MNTMTSGHLVVIRDSFAERQLDLLKAALAADHVIPYLGPGLLETSSAEPLVPNTPEAVAAALHKRTPAPSKIRTNMWSVAQYIEQRRHRRTLKVWMAEIFAVPVLPTVFHAWLATLPLSVIIDSWYDGAMRAALIQARRTDVVEIQGVPRAHETGDIWTKAYDLSGILLESAPTAKTVLYAPHGGARPAANFLVADSDYVEVLSEIDIQTPIPDLVKERRASRGLFFLGCRFNDQMLRTYARQIMKRSNGPHFAAMDTATLTKNERRFLAASAITVIDMPTGQAAARLVGLGETLHEAKRAIV
- the nifT gene encoding putative nitrogen fixation protein NifT, whose product is MKVMIRRTGDGLTAYVPKKDLEEPIIKADNEHLWGGVVTLKNGWRLVLPDLPRETPLPITVEARKIPDES
- the nifB gene encoding nitrogenase cofactor biosynthesis protein NifB — its product is MSAPMISLQGLSGTTVFDQSPARAKSGGCASSSCGSSAKPHEMDSAVWEKIKDHPCFSEEAHHYFARMHVAVAPACNIQCNYCNRKYDCANESRPGVVSERLTPDQALRKAIEVANQVPQLSVLGIAGPGDACYDWKNTKATFERVAKEIADIKLCISTNGLALPDRVAELAEMNVDHVTITINMVDPRIGAEIYPWIFYENRRYTGVEAATILHERQMSGLEMLTARGILTKINSVMIPGVNDEHLIEVNKWVKERGAFLHNVMPLISDPAHGTHYGLSGQRGPKAMELKALQDRLEGGAKLMRHCRQCRADAVGLLGEDRGKEFTLDRLPDKVTYDASKRETYRAVVARERGDRMAAKSEALGMVKTAGSGKSLLVAVATKGGGRINEHFGHAKEFQIYEASPKGIGFVGHRKVEQYCLGGRAEDKSLDGVISTLEGVDIVLCARIGNSPEDRLKESGIRATDAYGYDYIETAIGALYAAEFGSEPLAATA
- a CDS encoding nitrogen fixation protein NifZ, whose amino-acid sequence is MGLEREQDIEIRTPPRFAPGERVRATRHIKNDGTYPGKEIGENLVRKGDEGYVRDIGTFLQQFYIYAVEWIDRGTVVGMRARELMSLETARTPCSAEIGAGFNEGTAG
- a CDS encoding nodulation protein NodZ, which codes for MLIDSSRKDRFVVSRRRTGFGDCLWSLASAWDYAHRTGRALAIDWRGSCYLDNPFSNAFAVFFKPIEDIGGVPVICDDQINNVSFPGPFFPSWWNKPSIDCVYRPDEQIFQERDELIDLLQAQDDCEADTVVCDACLMWRCDEKAERTIFRSITPRFEIENRIEALYHEHFDGYSIIGVHVRHGNGEDIMDHAPFWADPKVALEQVCTAIRMAKAQPHPRPVRVFLCSDSAQVVDHLSGVFPELFTVPKRFQADQSGPLHSAALGTDGGFSALVEMYLLGRCDTVIRFPPTSAFTRYARLFVPRIIEFDLNDPRRLILIDNSSERPPAP
- a CDS encoding GDP-L-fucose synthase family protein; the protein is MENKKMKKVYVAGHRGLVGSATMRALEALGSYEIITRTHDELDLFDRSETRSFFMSRRPDYVVMCAAKVGGILANATSPVDFLHNNLAIQVSVFDAAYASGVERMIFLGSSCIYPRDCPQPIREEYLLTGPLEATNRPYALAKIAGVESCWSFNRQYKARYLALMPTNLYGPGDNYHPENCHVLPALIRRFHQAKVNGDTSVGVWGSGKPRREFMYSSDLGDAIAFLLGLPDSDFDALTAADTAPLINVGVGEDVTIREAAELVKAAVCWEGNLVFDSTKPDGTPRKLLDVTRLRNLGWKAKTSLGAGLQATYEDFLRLHGA
- the gmd gene encoding GDP-mannose 4,6-dehydratase encodes the protein MSQRKVALITGITGQDGSYLAELLLEKGYSVHGIKRRSSLFNTGRIDHLYHDPHESGVDLTLHHGDLTDSSSLTRVIQLVQPNEIYNLAAQSHVAVSFEEPEYTANSDALGALRILEAIRILGLVEHTRYYQASTSELYGLVRETPQTETTPFYPRSPYAVAKLYAHWITVNYREAYNLYACNGILFNHESPARGETFVTRKITRALARIKLGMQQTLFLGNLNARRDWGHARDYVQMQWLMLQQEQPEDFVIASGEQHSVREFVNVAAAELGIGVRWVGEGVDEEGYDAKTGALIVKVDPRYFRPAEVETLLGDARKAKEKLGWEPKISFIELVREMVREDLHMAERDAVLMKQGYYSHSPQELC